The following proteins are co-located in the Callithrix jacchus isolate 240 chromosome 10, calJac240_pri, whole genome shotgun sequence genome:
- the LOC100410820 gene encoding olfactory receptor 52P1-like: protein MTACNASQGHPSFFILQGIPGMEDKHKWIAIPFSSVYFITVLGNCTILLTISTERSLHKPMFLLLCLLALTDLGMSTTTIPKVLCIFCFGQSEISYEGCLVQLFFIHSISAMQSAVLMTMAFDRYVAICKPLHYATILSNSRIGLISLVSLVRAILFILPMPILLQQMPYHANHVIPTTYCEHMAVVKMVCVDTTLNRIYGLVVALLVAGLDLSAIASSYVLIIQAILRLSSKEAHHKAVNTCTTHICVMLISYTPSLFSFLTHRFGQGIPPHVHTILGNLYFLVPPMLNPIIYGVKTKEFWDKVTKYGCWRKEPATTAHGQKLVC, encoded by the coding sequence ATGACTGCTTGCAATGCCTCACAGGGCCACCcttctttcttcattctccaAGGCATTCCTGGCATGGAGGACAAACACAAATGGATAGCTATCCCATTTTCCTCCGTGTATTTCATTACTGTGCTTGGGAACTGCACCATCCTCCTCACCATTTCCACAGAGCGCTCCCTGCACAAACCCATGTTTCTGCTCCTCTGCCTGTTGGCCCTCACAGACCTGGGCATGTCTACAACCACCATTCCCAAGGTGCTGTGCATTTTCTGCTTTGGCCAGAGTGAGATCAGCTATGAAGGCTGCCTGGTTCAGCTGTTCTTCATCCACTCCATCTCGGCCATGCAGTCAGCTGTCCTGATGACCATGGCTTTTGATCGCtatgtggccatctgcaagccctTGCACTATGCCACTATCCTTTCCAATAGTCGCATTGGACTCATTAGTCTAGTGAGTTTGGTAAGAGCTATCCTCTTTATTCTCCCCATGCCCATCCTCCTTCAGCAAATGCCCTATCATGCCAATCATGTCATCCCCACCACCTACTGTGAGCACATGGCTGTTGTGAAGATGGTTTGTGTAGATACTACACTCAACCGGATTTATGGCCTGGTGGTGGCCTTGTTGGTTGCTGGGCTAGACCTCTCAGCTATTGCTTCATCTTACGTGCTAATCATCCAGGCTATACTGCGTCTCTCTTCTAAGGAAGCCCACCACAAAGCAGTCAACACCTGCACCACACACATCTGTGTCATGCTTATTTCTTATACTCcctcacttttctcttttctcactcaCCGCTTTGGCCAAGGCATTCCACCCCATGTCCACACCATTCTTGGCAACCTCTACTTCCTTGTACCTCCAATGCTCAATCCTATAATTTATGGAGTGAAAACTAAGGAGTTCTGGGACAAAGTGACCAAATATGGTTGCTGGAGAAAAGAACCTGCAACCACCGCCCATGGCCAGAAACTTGTCTGCTAA